The genome window cgggagcccaacgtgggactcgatcctgggactccaggatcatgccctgggccaaacgcaggcgccaaacagctgagccacccagggatccgcagAAAGggctttaaaacaaaatggagaCAACAGGGGGAAGAAGGCCGGAGAGTAGAGTCCTCAACTCACCCGATCCGCCAACTCACCTAGATAAATTTCCAGTCATCCTGGACACCTACCAATGCGAGCTGAGAGTTAAAGAGAAGGGTTTTCCCTTCTAACAAGGTAGAAGGTggatacaaagaaagaaagaggcgggtggggggggagcGGCCTCTAACAAGACAAGACAGGAAGGGGGAGAGCTCGGGATAGCACTGGAGCCGCagccggcggggcctcgggcagAAGCGGGGGGGGCAGGCGGGGCGCTGCGCCTGCTGCCTTCGGGCGCCCACTGCGGCCCCGGGAGGGCGATGCCAGCAGCaaaggccccggagcccagggtgcAGGGGACACGGCCGCAGTCCTGCCTGCCCCCAGGGCAGGTGGaggcttcatgactgcagaattaaGATCTCATCAGGCtgaagttaaaaatcaattaaatgaggtgCAATCCAAATTGGGGGTCCTAATGGCAAGGCATAAGGTGCTGGAAGAAAGAATGAGCAACACTAAGACTccttgatggcaaggaaggaagctgaggaaaacagagaaaaacaatgaaaggaccacgaggaaaggttaagggaaatacaTGACAGCTTCAGAAGGTAGAATTACGTATCactggggttccagagagcacccagaaggacagagggccagaaagcatatttgttttttttatttttatttttatttttatttttatttttatttttatttttttttcagaaagcatatttgaacaaatccaagctgagaacttccctaatttgaggaGGGGAACAGGTATTCAGACCCAGGAGATAGAGTAGTCCTCCTCCCAAATCAATAACAACTGTTCAATACCTCGacacttaatagtgaaacttgcaaattccatagaaaaagagaaaatccgtAAAGTAGTTAGAGACAGCAGATTCTTAATGAATATGGGGAGAATTATTacattaatagcagacctctcctcagagacctgggaggccagaaagggctggcgggATTGATTCAGGGTCCtagatgagaagaacatgcaggcaAGAaaactctatccagcaaggctctcgttcagaatagaaggagagataaagagcttccaagataggcagaaactgcaagaatatgtgaccaccaaaccagctctgcaagaaatattaaggagtaTCATAGGAAAATTAACATGCTTCCAGAAAATTTGTTCAGGTTTAAGTGAGCAGTTGAGATAGAAATGATTTATATATGCTGTGATTTAGTCTATGGTTTTATTCCAAAATTAGTCACCATGCAGAGTCTGTTTTTATAGCGTATGCATAATGATTGTACTATATAGGAAGGATGACGTGGTGTTACATTATCCCTAATAGGAACAATGCTTTTAACTGTTAAAGAGTAATCTTGCTTTCCTcaggagggggggaaaaaaaccaactcTACAGAGCTCCAGACATTCTGTACAATCCCTTAGAGGATGGGGCTTCTGCACACACTTTTGGTCAAAGAAGAGACTAAGGGCACATCTTTTGAAAACATTCTAATGAAATGACTCATGCACCCATTCCACCTATAACTGTAATTTAACTCAAATACCAATAACTAGAGCTTGGCTCAGCAGGGATTCCTTAGAGCCAGGTATAAAGCCTTGTGAAGGAAGCCGGggtatgccaccccaaaatatacatatatatatatttttgggaaGAGGAATCCAGAAACAAATCTTAGTGTTAATGTCTTCCCATATATTTACCTTTCCAGTTTGCTGCCCTTGATAGCCTAAAACTGCTTTTCTTTAGGTTATCATTCTTTCTACAAACGTATTATTGTTCTTTGCTGAAGATGCTATAAAGCCCACAGTTTTAAGCTGCTGCTTTGAGTTCCTCCTTGTTTTTGATTTCTTCGGTGTGATGTGCACTGCAAacctttataaattttttcttttgatgatatCCTCTTGGTAATGAGTCCCCCCGGAAATCCTAAGATGGGTAGATATGGAGTTTAGCCTCCCGCCACATCAGAACTCATTCTAGTTGTATCCTCATGGAAGAATgcaggcaaaaatgaactatttgctTGGTCGGCAATAAGCCTGGGGCTGGCCATCCCAAGGATGCAGTTTCCTACATGAGATTGTGAACTTATCGCGTCAGCTACACTGGTGGATTTCTCCTAACATACTGAACACTGGAATCCTCAAATTAAAACTCCAAAAGATCCAAGGACTTTCTTTCATGCAGAAAAGGATTCTGCACATCAAGAGCCAGGCATGTgacactaacaataagactgaagaaaaagaaattacagaaacaatcccatttacaattgcacccaaaagcataatataccaatgaataaaactaaccaaagaggtaaaggatctataacctAAAAATTAGAGAAcactttgaaagaaattgaagaaggcacaaagaggtggaaaaatattctgtgctcctgggttggaagaagtaatattgtgaaaatgttgatgttaccagggcaatatacacatttcatGCGATCTctacaaaaataccacagactttcttcagagagttggaacaaaccatCGTAAGATTTCTGTGGAAAGGGAAAAGACCCCGATTAACCAGGGAACTATTAAAAACTTGACAAActtgatatggtctcattcatttggggaatataaaaattagtgaaagggaatagagggaatggagaaaatgagggaaactatcagtgagggtgacaaaacaaaaagacacagtGAACTCTGCGAactgaacaaggggtagtggaaggggaggtgggcaggcggtTGGGGCGACCCGGTAATAGACACTGatggggcacttgccgggatgagctctgggtgttatgctatatgctggcaaattgaactccaattaaaaaatgtaaaaacagagaacattttgctaatatttaacatgGACTAGCTTTTCCAAATGTTAGTTTCACAATCCCTTCCATTAAATCTGACCAAATTAGCGGTCTCAATGCAATTTCACTATTTTGGCCACAAACTAATGACTGACCTTTTAAATTAAGATGTGGACACATGAAACAAAGAATACAGCTTAGGAGGTTTGTCTTTACTATGGCACCCCGAGCAAAACTGACTAATGATTCTGTGTTGCGTGtggagagagcaaaagagcaagTGCAaggaggagaagggcagagggaaagaaagagagtatacgaagcaggctccatgctgaatatgggtgaatctgatgaccttgaggtcatgaccagagctgaaaaccaggaggcagaaacttagctgacagaaacacccaggtgcACCTAGGACAAGATTTCTTGAGGCGATTTAATGAATGAACTTTCATCTTACCTTCTGATATCTCCTATGGTTCTTGAAATTTTCTACGACAGAAGATGTTCAATAATTTCGATTGTTTTACAGGATAGGTGTCGAAAACTTGTCCACATGTTTCTCGTGTTGTTTCCACAACAGATCCAAGGACATTAATAGACATTGGTAGAGCAGTTGACAATTCGTTGTTAGAAGAGCCTAGAAATTTAAGgattcaatcccatttacaattgcacccaaaaacataagctacctaggaataacctaaccaaagatgtaaaggatttCTACCCTAAACACCACAGAACGctcctgaaagaaattgaggaaggcatcaagatgtggaaaaattttccgtgctcatgaattggaagaattaatattgtgaaaatgtagatgatacccagggaaatttacatatttcattcaatccctatcaaaataccatagactttcttcagagagttggaacaaaccatCTTAAGATTACTGTGGAACCGGAAAAGACACCAAATAGCCCGGGGACTATTCAAAATGAAGaccacagctgggggcatcacaatgccagatttcaggttgtactacacaACCGtggccatcaagacagtgtggtagtggcacaaaaacagacacaaagatcaacgGAACCGAATAgtgaatccagaagtggaccctcaactttatggtcaactaatattcgagaaagcaggaaagactatccctggaaaaaagacagtctcctcaataaatggtcctgaaaacattggacatccacatgcagaagaaggaaactagatcattctctgacaccacacacaaagataaactcaaaaaggatgaaagatctaaatgtgagacaagaatccacccaaatcctagaggagaacacaggcaacacccattttaaacttggccacagcaacatctCGCAAGATACATCcgcgaaggcaaaagaaaaaaaagcaacacgGAATTCTTGGGAATTCACCCAGattgaaagcttctgcacagcaaaagaaacagtccacaaaagtaaaagacaacctacagaacgggagaagatccTTGCAAACGACCGCTCAGACAAAGgactagtgtccaagatctataaagaacatattcaaCTCAAgagcaaaggaacaaacaatccaatcgtgaaacgggcaaaagacccgaacagaaatctcacaggggaagacagagacacggccaacaagcacatgagaacatgcccCGCATCGCTGGTCATCAGGGAACTACAGATCCAAACccccatgagataccacctcacaccagtgggaatggggaaaagtcacaagacaggaaaccacaaatgttggagaggatgaggacaaaggggaaccctcttgcactgtaggtgggaatgtgaactggtgcagccactctggaaacgtgtgtggaggttcctcaaagagttaaaaacagatcttCCCTACGGCCCAGccattgcattgctggggattcaccccaaagctGCAGATGCGGTGAAATGCGGGGACACCTTCACTCCGCTGTTTATGGCAGCAACGTCCACagtaggcaaactgtggaaggagctcggggtccatcgagagatgaagggataaagaagatgtggtccacgGCTACAACGGAATTATTCCTCAGCCATGAGcgacgacaaatacccaccatttcctccGACGTGGACGGACCTGGAGGGacttacgctgagtgaaataagtccatcggtaAAGGACAAActtgatatggtctcattcatttggggaatataaaaactggtgaaagggaataaagggaatggagaaaaggagggaaaatatcagtgagggtgacaaaacaggagaCACACCAAAATCTGGGAATTGAACAAAGGGAAATGGAAAGGGAGGCGGGCGGGCCGTTGGGGcgaccgggtgatgggcactgatgggggcacttggcaggatgagcattgggtgttatgctatatactggcaaattgaactccaataaaaaatgtaaaaacagaaaacattttgctaCTATTTAACACAGACGAGTATGTCCAAATGTTAGCTTCACAACCCTGCCCATTAAATCTGACCAAATTAGAGTTCTCAATGCGATTTCACTATTTTGGCCACAAACTAACGACTGACCTTTTAAATTAAGATGTGGACACATGAAACAAAGAATACGGCTTACGAGGTTTGTCTTTACTATGGCACCCCGAGCAAAACTGACTAATGATTCTGTGTTGCGTGTGtggagagagcaaaagagcaagtgtaaggaggagaggggcagagggaaaggaagagagagttcgaagcaggctccatgctgaatatgggtgaatctgatgaccttgaggtcatgaccagagctaaaaACCGGGAGGGAGAAACTTAgctgacagaaacacccaggtgcctctaggaCAAGATTTCTTGAGTCTATTTAATGAATCAATTTTCATGTTACCCTCTGGGCTCTGATCCGTTGGCTGAACTTTTCCATTATGGAAGATGGGAAAAATTTTTGTTCGTGTTGCAGGGCAGGTGTCCCCAGGTTGTCTGCTGCGTTCTGGTGGTGTTATTTTCACAGCAGATCCTGGGAAACAAATGGACATAGACAGAGCTGTTGAGTGACAGGTTGTTGTTAGAAGAGCCTCGAAAATTAAGgcgtcaatcccatttacaattgcaccccaaagcataagctacctaggaataaacctaaccaaataggtaaaggatTTGTACCGTAAACACCACAGAACGTTCCTGATAGAAATCGAGGAAggcataaagagaaggaaaaatgttccatgctcatggataggaagaattaatattgtaaaaatgtccatgtacccagggcaatttacacatttcatgcaatccctatcaaaatgccatggactttcttcagagatctGGAACAAACCATCTTAGGATTCAAGTGTGGAAAcggaaaagaccccaaagagccagggGACTATTCAAAACGAAGACCCGCATTGtgtgggggcatcacaatgccagatttcaggttgtactacacagccgtggccatcaagacagtgtggtagtggcacaaaaacagacacatagttcaatggaacCGAATAgcaaatccagaagtggaccctcaactttatggtcaactaatattcgagaaagcaggaaagactatccctggaaaaaagacagtctcttcaataaatggtgctgggaacattggacatccacatgcagaagaaggaaccTAGAGCATACTctgacaccacacacaaaaataaactcaaaaaggatgaaagatctaaatgtgagacaagaatccatccaaatcttAGAGGTGAACAGAGGTAACACCCtttttcaacttggccacagcaacatctCGCAAGATACATCcgcgaaggcaagagaaacaacagcaacaaggaattactgggacttcaccCAGAtcgaaagcttctgcacagcaaaagaaacagtccacaaaagtaaaggacaacctacagaacgggagaaggtatttgcaaacgATCTctgagataaagggctagtgtccaagatctataaaggacgTATTCAACTctagagcaaagaaacaaacaatccaatcatgaaaccgGGAAAAGACACccacagaaatttcacagagaagacagagacatggccaacaagcacatgagaacatgcccCGCATCGctggccatcagggaactacagaTCCAAACccccatgagataccacctcacaccagtgggaatgggaaaagtcacaagacaggaaaccacaaatgttggagaggatgcggacaaaggggaaccctcttgcaatgtaggtgggaatgtgaactggtgcagccactctggaaacctgtgtggaggttcctcaaagagttaaaaacagatcttCCCTATGGCCCAGCctttgcactgctggggattcaccccaaagctGCAGATGCGGTGAaatgcggggacacctgcaccccgctgTTTATGGCAGCAACGTCCACagtaggcaaactgtggaagcagcGTAGGGATCCATCgagagatgaagggataaagaagatgtggtccacaGCTACAATGGAATTATTCCTCAGCCATGAgagacgacaaatacccaccattttatCCGACATGGACAGACGTGGAGGGacttacgctgagtgaaataagtccatcagaaaaggacaaacttgatatggtctcattcatttggggaatataaaaactggTGAAGGGAATTAAGGGAATGGCGAAATgagggaaaatatcagtgagggtgacaaaacaggagaCACACCAAACTCTGGGAactgaacaaggggtagtggaaagggtgCTGGGCAGGTGGTTGGGATGACTGGGAGAAGGGAactcatgggggcacctggcgggatgagcactgggtgttatgctatatactggcaaattgaactccaataaaaaaatgtaaaaacagaaaacattttctaatatttaacatGGACTAGTATGTCCAAATGTTAGCTTCACAACCCCTCACATTAAAACTGACCAAATTAGAGTTCTCAATGCGATTTCACTATTTTGGCCACAAACTAATGACTGACCTTTTAAATTAAGATGTGGACACATGAAACAAAGAATACGGCTTAGGAGGTTTGTCTTTACTATGGCACCCCGGCAAAACTGACTAATGATTCTGTGTTGCGTGTGtggagagagcaaaagagcaagtgtaaggaggagaggggcagagggaaaggaagagagagtacaaagcaggctccatgctgaatatgGGTGAATCTGATGACCTTGtggtcatgaccagagctgaaaaccaggaggcagaaacttagctgacagaaacacccaggtgcccttaggaCAATATTTCTTGAGAATATTTAATGAATCAATTTTCATGTTACCCTCTCGGATATCTGATGATGAGTCAAGTTCCTTGCTGCGgtatattgtgaatattttcagcCGTTTTTCAGGGCTGGTGTCTCCAGGTTGTCCactcaatttttgtttatttgtttccacCACAGCTCCTGGGAATAAAATGGACAGAGAAAGAGCTGTTGACTGACATATTGTTGTTTGAAGAGCCTcgaaaattaaggagtcaatcccatttacatgtgtacccaaaagcataagctacctgaataaacctaactaaagtgGTAAAGGTTCTGTACCCTAAACACCACAGGACGTTCCTGATTGAAATCGAGGAAggcataaagagaaggaaaaatgttccatactcatggataggaagaattaatattgtgaaaatgtccatgctacccagggcaatttacacatttcatgcaatccctatcaaaataccatggactttcttcagagagttgtaacaaaccatcttaagattagtgtggaaccggaaaagaccccaaagagccagggGACTATTCAAAACGAAGaccacagctgggggcatcacaatgtcagatttcaggttgtactacacagctgtggccatcaagacagtgtggtagtggcacaaaaacagacccatagatcaatggaactaaATAgcaaatccagaagtggaccctcaactttatggtcaactaatcttcgagaAAGTAGGAAAGACGAtccctggaaaaaagacagtctcttcaataaatggtgctgggaacattggacatccacatgcagaagaaggaaccTAAAGCATACTctgacaccacacacaaaaataaactcaaaaaggatgaaaggtctaaatgtgagacaagaatccacccAAATCCTAGAGGCGAACAGAGGCAacacccattttaaaattggccacagcaacatctCGCAAGATACATCcgcgaaggcaagagaaacaacagcaacaaggaattactgggacttcaccCAGAtcgaaagcttctgcacagcaaaagaaacagtccacaaaaataaaagacaacctacagaacgggagaagatccTTGCAAACGACCtctcagacaaagggctagtgtccaagatctataaagaacatattcaaCTCAAgagcaaaggaacaaacaatccgatcGTTAAACGAGCAAAAGAcccgaacagaaatctcacaggggaagacagagacacggccaacaagcacaatAGAACATCCCCGCATCGCTGGTCATCAGGGAACTACAGATCCAAACccccatgagataccacctcacaccagtgggaatgggaaaagtcacaagacaggaaaccacaaatgttggagaggatgcggacaaaggggaaccctcttgcactgtaggtgggaatgtgaactggtgcagccactctggaaacctgtgtggaagttcctcaaagagttaaaaacagatcttCCCTATGGCCCAGCctttgcactgctggggattcaccccaaagctgcagatgcagtgaaatgcggGGACACATGCACCCTGCTGTTTATGGCAGCAACGTCCACagtaggcaaactgtggaagcagcGTAGGGATCCATCgagagatgaagggataaagaagatgtggtccacgGCTACAATGGAATTATTCCTCAGCCATGAgagacgacaaatacccaccatttgatctGACATGGACAGACCTGGAGGGACttacgctgagtgaaagaagtccatcagaaaaggacaaacttgatatggtctcattcatttggggaatataaaaactggtgaaagggaataaagggaatggcgaaatgagggaaaatatcagtgagggtgacaaaacaggagaCACACCAAACTCTGGGAactgaacaaggggtagtggaaggggtgcTGCGCAGGTGGTTGGGATGACTGGGAGAAGGGAactgatgggggcacctggcgggatgagcactgggtgttatgctatatactggcaaattgaactccaataaaaaaatgtaaaaacagaaaacattttctaatatttaaaatggaCTAGTATGTCCAAATGTTATCTTCACAACCCTTCCCATTAAAACTGACCAAATTAGAGTTCTCAATGCGATTTCACTATTTTGGCCACAAACTAATGACTGACCTTTTAAATTAAGATGTGGACACATGAAACAAAGAATACGGCTTAGGAGGTTTGTCTTTACTATGGCACCCCGAGCAAAACTGACTAATGATTCTGTGTTGCGTGTGtggagagagcaaaagagcaagtgtaaggaggagaggggcagagggaaaggaagagagagtacaaagcaggctccatgctgaatatgggtgaatctgatgaccttgaggtcatgaccagagctgaaaaccaggaggcagaaacttagctgacagaaacacccaggtgcccttaggaCAAGATTTCTTGAGGCTATTTAATGAATCAATTTTCATGTTACCCTCTGGGCTCTGATCCGTTGGCTGAACTTTTCTGTAACGGAAGATGGGAAAAATTTTTGTTCGTGTTGCAGGGCAGGTGTCCCCAGGTTGTCTGCTGGGTTCTGGTTGTGTTATGTTCACAGCAGATCCTGGGAAATAAATGGACATAGACAGAGCTGTTGAGTGACAGGTTGTTGTTAGAAGAGCCTcgaaaattaaggagtcaatcccacttacaattgcaccccaaagcataagctacctaggaataaacctaaccaaagaggtaaaggatttgtATCGTAAACACCACAGAACGATCCTGatagaaattgaggaaggcataaagagaaggaaaaatgttccatgctcatggataggaagaattaatattgtgaaaatgttcatgtacccagggcaatttacacatttcatgcaatccctatcaaaatgccatggactttcttcagagatctGGAACAAACCATCTTAGGATTCAAGTGTGGAACcggaaaagaccccaaagagccagggGACTATTCAAAACGAAGACCAcaactgggggcatcacaatgccagatttcaggttgtactacacaactgtggccatcaagacagtgtggtagtggcacaaaaacagacccatagatcaatggaactgaatagtgaatccagaagtggaccctcaactttatggtcaactaatattcgagaaagcaggaaagactatccctggaaaaaagacagtctcttcaataaatggtgctgggaacattggacatccacatgcagaagaaggaaccTAGAGCATACTctgacaccacacacaaaaataaactcaaaaaggatgaaagatctaaatgtgagacaagaatccatccaaatcttAGAGGTGAACAGAGGTAACACCCtttttcaacttggccacagcaacatcttgcaagatacatccgcgaaggcaagagaaacaacagcaacaaggaattactgggacttcaccCAGAtcgaaagcttctgcacagcaaaagaaacagtccacaaaaataaaagacaacctacagaacgggagaagatccTTGCAAATGACCTCTCAAACGGCtggtgtccaagatctataaagaacatattcaaCTCAAgagcaaaggaacaaacaatccgatcgtgaaacgggcaaaagacccgaacagaaatctcacaggggaagacagagacacggccaacaagcacatgagaacatgcccCGCATCGCTGGTCATCAGGGAACTACAGATCCAAACccccatgagataccacctcacaccagtgggaatgggaaaagtcacaagacaggaaaccacaaatgttggagaggatgcggacaaaggggaaccctcttgcactgtaggtgggaatgtgaactggtgcagccactctggaaaactgtgtggaggttcctcaaagagttaaaaacagatcttCCCTATGGCCCAGCctttgcactgctggggattcaccccaaagctGCAGATGCGGTGAaatgcggggacacctgcaccccgctgTTTATGGCAGCAACGTCCACagtaggcaaactgtggaaggagctcggggtccatcgagagatgaagggataaagaagatgtggtccacgGCTACAACGGAATTATTCCTCAGCCATGAgagacgacaaatacccaccattttatCCGACATGGACAGACGTGGAGGGacttacgctgagtgaaataagtccatcagaaaaggacaaacttgatatggtctcattcatttggggaatataaaaactggtgaaagggaataaagggaatggcgaaatgagggaaaatatcagtgagggtgacaaaacaggagaCACACCAAACTCTGGGAactgaacaaggggtagtggaaggggtgcTGCGCAGGTGGTTGGGATGACTGGGAGAAGGGAactgatgggggcacctggcgggatgagcactgggtgttatgctatatactggcaaattgaactccaataaaaaaatgtaaaaacagaaaacattttctaacatTTAACATGGACTAGTATGTCCAAATGTTATCTTCACAACCCCTCACATTAAAACTGACCAAATTAGAGTTCTCAATGCGATATCACTATTTTGACCACAAACTAATGACTGACCTTTTAAATTAAGATGTGGACACATGAAACATAAAGAATACAGCGCAGGAGGTTTGTCTTTACAATGGCACCCCGAGCAAAACTGACTAATGATTCTGTGTTGCGTGTGtggagagagcaaaagagcaagtgtaaggaggagaggggcagagggaaaggaagagagagtacaaagcaggctccatgctgaatatgggtgaatctgatgaccttgaggtcatgaccagagctgaaaaccaggaggcagaaacttagctgacagaaacacccaggtgcccttaggaCAATATTTCTTGAGGATATTAAATGAATCAATTTTCATGTTACCCTCTCGGATATCTGATGATGAGTCAAGTTCCTTGCTGCGgtatattgtgaatattttcagcCGTTTTTCAGGGCAGGTGTCTCCAGGTTGTCCactcaatttttgtttatttgtttccacCGCAGATCCTGTGAAATAAA of Canis lupus baileyi chromosome 27, mCanLup2.hap1, whole genome shotgun sequence contains these proteins:
- the LOC140619454 gene encoding uncharacterized protein isoform X3 produces the protein METTQPEPSRKPGDTCPGMQIRLLNICCSLQVELSLEPSKGSAVETNKQKLSGQPGDTCPEKRLKIFTIYRSKELDSSSDIREGSAVNITQPEPSRQPGDTCPATRTKIFPIFRYRKVQPTDQSPEGAVVETNKQKLSGQPGDTSPEKRLKIFTIYRSKELDSSSDIREGSAVKITPPERSRQPGDTCPATRTKIFPIFHNGKVQPTDQSPEGSSNNELSTALPMSINVLGSVVETTRETCGQVFDTYPVKQSKLLNIFCRRKFQEP
- the LOC140619454 gene encoding uncharacterized protein isoform X4; translation: MHCVLNDYVVLFCILSHQKKGSAMETTQPEPSRKPGDTCPGMQIRLLNICCSLQVELSLEPSKGSAVNITQPEPSRQPGDTCPATRTKIFPIFRYRKVQPTDQSPEGAVVETNKQKLSGQPGDTSPEKRLKIFTIYRSKELDSSSDIREGSAVKITPPERSRQPGDTCPATRTKIFPIFHNGKVQPTDQSPEGSSNNELSTALPMSINVLGSVVETTRETCGQVFDTYPVKQSKLLNIFCRRKFQEP
- the LOC140619454 gene encoding uncharacterized protein isoform X6, which produces MHCVLNDYVVLFCILSHQKKGSAMETTQPEPSRKPGDTCPGMQIRLLNICCSLQVELSLEPSKGSAVETNKQKLSGQPGDTCPEKRLKIFTIYRSKELDSSSDIREGAVVETNKQKLSGQPGDTSPEKRLKIFTIYRSKELDSSSDIREGSAVKITPPERSRQPGDTCPATRTKIFPIFHNGKVQPTDQSPEGSSNNELSTALPMSINVLGSVVETTRETCGQVFDTYPVKQSKLLNIFCRRKFQEP
- the LOC140619454 gene encoding uncharacterized protein isoform X1, with amino-acid sequence MHCVLNDYVVLFCILSHQKKGSAMETTQPEPSRKPGDTCPGMQIRLLNICCSLQVELSLEPSKGSAVETNKQKLSGQPGDTCPEKRLKIFTIYRSKELDSSSDIREGSAVNITQPEPSRQPGDTCPATRTKIFPIFRYRKVQPTDQSPEGAVVETNKQKLSGQPGDTSPEKRLKIFTIYRSKELDSSSDIREGSAVKITPPERSRQPGDTCPATRTKIFPIFHNGKVQPTDQSPEGSSNNELSTALPMSINVLGSVVETTRETCGQVFDTYPVKQSKLLNIFCRRKFQEP
- the LOC140619454 gene encoding uncharacterized protein isoform X2; translated protein: MGNLNSLLCDGSAMETTQPEPSRKPGDTCPGMQIRLLNICCSLQVELSLEPSKGSAVETNKQKLSGQPGDTCPEKRLKIFTIYRSKELDSSSDIREGSAVNITQPEPSRQPGDTCPATRTKIFPIFRYRKVQPTDQSPEGAVVETNKQKLSGQPGDTSPEKRLKIFTIYRSKELDSSSDIREGSAVKITPPERSRQPGDTCPATRTKIFPIFHNGKVQPTDQSPEGSSNNELSTALPMSINVLGSVVETTRETCGQVFDTYPVKQSKLLNIFCRRKFQEP
- the LOC140619454 gene encoding uncharacterized protein isoform X7, yielding MHCVLNDYVVLFCILSHQKKGSAMETTQPEPSRKPGDTCPGMQIRLLNICCSLQVELSLEPSKGSAVETNKQKLSGQPGDTCPEKRLKIFTIYRSKELDSSSDIREGSAVNITQPEPSRQPGDTCPATRTKIFPIFRYRKVQPTDQSPEGSAVKITPPERSRQPGDTCPATRTKIFPIFHNGKVQPTDQSPEGSSNNELSTALPMSINVLGSVVETTRETCGQVFDTYPVKQSKLLNIFCRRKFQEP
- the LOC140619454 gene encoding uncharacterized protein isoform X9, producing the protein MGNLNSLLCDGSAMETTQPEPSRKPGDTCPGMQIRLLNICCSLQVELSLEPSKGSAVNITQPEPSRQPGDTCPATRTKIFPIFRYRKVQPTDQSPEGAVVETNKQKLSGQPGDTSPEKRLKIFTIYRSKELDSSSDIREGSAVKITPPERSRQPGDTCPATRTKIFPIFHNGKVQPTDQSPEGSSNNELSTALPMSINVLGSVVETTRETCGQVFDTYPVKQSKLLNIFCRRKFQEP